Proteins found in one Quercus robur chromosome 2, dhQueRobu3.1, whole genome shotgun sequence genomic segment:
- the LOC126714014 gene encoding uncharacterized protein LOC126714014, with product MAMASLIHRVILVQLLILSVATISATARPCKTLFISSYSFSFKPVNQQNPSSSSSSGFVTVFTEISHFNPKPQVQEQPFPTTTEIFLFRDPIHRNDMPLGYRKPQQPIASYDFSSLRDRTKDILSVVVALLFGVGCGALTAATMYLAWSLFSHRFSSSDYSAFPSSFSDDDDNDDDDVNPKKFGYIKIPAATDSLPAPAPAPAPAK from the coding sequence ATGGCCATGGCCTCACTGATTCATCGTGTCATCCTGGTCCAACTTCTGATCCTATCGGTGGCAACAATCTCAGCGACGGCCAGGCCTTGCAAGACCCTCTTCATCTCCTCCTACTCTTTCTCCTTCAAACCCGTTAACCAACaaaacccttcttcttcttcatcctcgGGATTCGTCACCGTCTTCACCGAGATCAGCCACTTCAACCCAAAACCCCAAGTGCAAGAACAACCTTTCCCCACCACCACCGAGATCTTCCTCTTCCGTGACCCGATCCACCGCAACGACATGCCGTTGGGGTACAGGAAACCCCAACAACCCATCGCTTCCTACGACTTCAGCTCCCTCCGTGACCGCACCAAGGACATCTTGAGTGTCGTCGTCGCTCTCCTCTTCGGCGTTGGCTGCGGAGCCCTCACCGCCGCCACCATGTACCTCGCTTGGTCTCTCTTCTCCCACCGCTTCTCCTCCTCCGACTACTCCGCTTTCCCCTCTTCTTTCTCCGACGATGACGACAACGATGACGATGATGTCAATCCCAAGAAGTTCGGCTATATTAAGATTCCCGCTGCCACCGATTCTCTGCCTGCTCCGGCTCCGGCTCCGGCTCCGGCTAAGTGA